The sequence below is a genomic window from Polyangiaceae bacterium.
CCATTGCCACGGACGAGCAACGAGACCTGAGCGCCCTCATTCAACCAGGGAACCGCGCCATCTCGATCCGAGCTGAGCGGAACGACAAGAGCTTCGCGCTGATCCGTCCCGGCGACTACGTGGACGTGATCGCGAACATGCCCGCCGGGGATGGGGACAAGCGCAACGCCGTGGTGCTCCTCCAGCGCGTGTTGTGCTTGGCGGTCGGGCTGCAGACCGCCCCTGCCAACCTGGTGGACGACAAGGACGCGTACTCCAAAGACCTGATTCTAACCCTGAGCGTGAACCTGCAAGAGGCCCAGCTGCTGTCGTTGGCCTCGGAGAAGGGACAGCTCATGGTCGCGCTGCGCAACCCCGACGACCCGCGCGTCGTCGAGGGGATTCCCGACATGTCGTCGACGGCGCTCGAGGACAAGGACATCCGCGGCAAGATCCAGAAGATCCGTTCCAACGCTCCCGTGAAGCTCGAGGCGCAGTAACCATGTTCCGAAACACCTGGATTCTCTTGGCCGCCCTGCTGTTGGCAGCGCCCAGTGCGCTGGCACAGGACGAAGACCCCAAGAGCGAAAACACCGAAGAAGCCGGCGAAACAAACGAGCTCAATCTCGTGGTCGGCGAGAACAAGACGCTGCCAGCCGTCGGCGTGAAGAACTACTCCGAAGGCATCAAGGGCATCGCGGACATCAAGCTGACCACGGACAACACCAAGTTCGTGATCGCGGGCCGCAAGCCCGGAACCACGACCCTGCTGCTCATCAACAAGGACGGCACCACCGTCAATTGGGTCATCAACGTCTTTGCACGCTCTCCGGACGTGGTGAAGCGGGAGGTTAGCGCCCTGTTGGGTGAGTCTCCTGGCATCCGCGTGCGACGCATCGGCTCCCGCTTCTTCATCGAAGGTGGCGTGGCGACGGAAGGGGACGCCCGGCGCATCGAGAAGATTGCCGCGCTGTACCCAGGTCAGGTCGAGTCCCTCGTGGTCGTGGGACAGGGCGGAGCGGCGGACCGGAAGGTCAACATCCGCATCGACTTCTTCTTCATCCAGTACGACAAGACCAGCGGCTATCAGGTCGGCGTGGACTGGCCGAATCGCATTGGCGGCAACGTCGTTCAGAGCGAGTTCACCTACGACTTCTTGGCAGGCACCACGACTACCGCGGAGGCCTCGATCGTCAACCAACCGCTACCGGCTCTCGACATCGCGTCCAACCACGGCTGGGCCAAGGTCATGAAGCAGTCGACGGTGATCACCGTGAACGGCACCAAGGCGACCTTCGAGAGCGGCGCCGAGCAGAACTTCGCCGTAGCCTCCGGGCTGACCTCCACCATTCAGCAGATCGAGTACGGCACCAAGGTCACCGTGCTCCCGCGCCTCGACGAAGAGAGCGGCGAGCTCGAGGTGCAGGTCGAGGCAGACGTCTCCGACCTCATCCCCCCGGTGTCCGCCACCAACATTCCAGGGCGCAACGTCTCCAAGCTGAACACCCTCGTACGGCTCAAGCTCGGCCAGTCCCTCGTGCTTTCCGGCATTCGTTCGCAGAACCGACGACATTCGGTCAGCGGTCTGCCGCTGCTTAGCGAGGTGCCGGTTCTCGGGCTACTATTTGGCTCCCACCTGGACGACGCCCAAGACGTGGAAGGCGCCGTGTTCATCATTCCCACCGCGGTCGAATCGGCCCCCAAGCCGGCCATCGAGATCGTGAACAACGCTCTGTCCCAGTTCGAGGAGTACTCCGGGGACATCGACACCGTAAATGCCTACAACAAGCGGCCGCAGCAGTGGCGCAAGGTCAACAAATAGACCCTACGCACCGGGCACGGTGGGGGCTCGGCCGATGAGTCAGCAGCCGTGAACGTCCTCGTCGTCATCGAGTCTCAGAGTGGTGGTCAGCGCACCGTGCAGATGCGCGCGAACGGTCCGATCAGCATCGGGCGGGACGCCGGCTGTGGGTTGCGTATCAAGAGCGATCTGATCTCGCGCCGCCACGCCGTCGTCGAATTCAACAACACCGGCGTTCACGTCGAAGACCAGTCGACGAACGGCACGCTCGCCGGCGGCCAGCTGCTCCGGAAGAACGCCGTGTGGGTGCCGTTCGGCACGCCCATCGTCGTGGGCGATCACACCCTCCGCTTCCAGGTCGCAGGCGGAGCGCCCGCGCACCCCTCCGCGCCTCCGCCGCCCAACGGCTCCTCCGCGATGCACCCTCCGGTGCCGGCGCAGCGCCCCCCGATGCAGCCCCCAGCGGCAGGGGCCCACGCGCAACCTCCGCACCCGCAACCCCACGCGCCGCAGCTTGCGCAGCCCCAACCGCAGTTCCGTCCGCCACCGCCGCGGGAACCCTCTGCGCCCGCCCACGCCCAGCCGGCGCAGCGGCGCAAGGCGCGGGCGGAGAACGACATGCGCCGGGAGATCCACCGGCAGCTCCTCGAGAACTTGGATCTGGCGACGATGAGCGCCGACAAGCTCGACGACCCGTCCATGCGCCCCAAGGTGATTGCGGCTCTGCGGCGCATCATCGACCTGATGGGTACCCGCCTGCCCGCGGAGCTGGATCGGGACCGGTTGGTTGGTGAGCTCGCGGACGAGGCCCTGGGACTTGGTCCTTTGGAGCACCTGTTGGCGGACCCGTCCGTCAGCGAAATCATGGTCGTGGACGCCGACACGATCTACATCGAGCGAAACGGCAAGCTGCAGCTGTCGGATGCGAAGTTCACGGATGACGAGCGCGTGCGTGCCGTCATCGAGCGCATCGTCACGCCCCTCGGCCGCCGCATCGACGAGTCGTCGCCACTGGTGGACGCCCGCCTGAAAGACGGCTCCCGCGTGAACGCGGTGATCCGTCCGATCGCGCTACGCGGCTCGTGCATCACGATTCGAAAGTTCGCGAAAGTCCCGCTCACGCTCGACAAGCTGTACGAGTTCAAGGCCATCTCCCCGTCGATGGGGCGGTTCTTGACTCGCTGCGTGACCGCCAAGAAGAACATCATCATCTCCGGCGGCACCGGCAGCGGAAAGACGACGCTGCTGAACATCTTGTCGGGGGCAATCCCCCCGGACGAGCGCATCGTCACCATCGAAGACGCGGCGGAGCTACAGCTGGTTCAGCCCCACGTGGTGAGCATGGAGACGCGCCCTGCAAACATGGAGGGCAAGGGCGAGTACACCATTCGCGACTTGCTCAAGAACGCCATGCGCATGCGGCCGGACCGAGTGGTGGTCGGTGAGTGCCGCGGTGGCGAAGCGCTGGACATGCTTCAAGCCATGAACACGGGCCACGATGGGTCACTCACCACGACCCACGCAAACTCGCCGATGGAAGCTCTCAAGCGCATCGAGACCCTGTGCTTGATGGCCGGCGTGGACTTGCCGGCTCGTGCCGTTCGCGAACAAATCGCCGGCAGCATTCACGTGGTGGTGCAGCAAAGCCGCTTTTCCGATGGCTCGCGCCGAGTGAGCGCGATTTCCGAGATCATCGGGCTGGACGACGAGATGAACTTCGAGATCATGCCCATCTTCGAGTTCGTTCGCCGGGGCACGGGGCCGAACGGCGAGGTGCTGGGCGACTTCAAGGCGACCGGGTATCTGCCGAGCTTCTTGAACGACTTCATCGTGAAGGGCCTGGTGCCCAAGACGGGGCCGTATCTCTGATGGGCTACACGCTGCTGATCAAGTGGGGCGGCATCTTGGTGCTGTTCCTCGCCATCTTCGTGGTGGCGTGGGCGCTGATCTCGGATCGCCAGAGCTTCCTCTTGCGGCACTGGGCGCGGTACTGCTCCTACCTCGAGCGCAAGCTCCGCCTGATGTTCATCTTCACGCCCGGCCGCTATGTTGCTCTTGGGCAGGTGGGCGCCGCTTTCATCGTCGTCGCCGTGCATTTGGCGGTCAACATCCCCGCGTGGTTCCTGATCGTGGCGCTGATCATCGGCGTACCGCCGTTCTACATCGAGCGCATGCGCCAGAAGCGGGTGCTGGCGATCGAGGGGCAGTTCGATGGCTTCCTCACGGCCCTTGCCAACGCG
It includes:
- the tadA gene encoding Flp pilus assembly complex ATPase component TadA is translated as MNVLVVIESQSGGQRTVQMRANGPISIGRDAGCGLRIKSDLISRRHAVVEFNNTGVHVEDQSTNGTLAGGQLLRKNAVWVPFGTPIVVGDHTLRFQVAGGAPAHPSAPPPPNGSSAMHPPVPAQRPPMQPPAAGAHAQPPHPQPHAPQLAQPQPQFRPPPPREPSAPAHAQPAQRRKARAENDMRREIHRQLLENLDLATMSADKLDDPSMRPKVIAALRRIIDLMGTRLPAELDRDRLVGELADEALGLGPLEHLLADPSVSEIMVVDADTIYIERNGKLQLSDAKFTDDERVRAVIERIVTPLGRRIDESSPLVDARLKDGSRVNAVIRPIALRGSCITIRKFAKVPLTLDKLYEFKAISPSMGRFLTRCVTAKKNIIISGGTGSGKTTLLNILSGAIPPDERIVTIEDAAELQLVQPHVVSMETRPANMEGKGEYTIRDLLKNAMRMRPDRVVVGECRGGEALDMLQAMNTGHDGSLTTTHANSPMEALKRIETLCLMAGVDLPARAVREQIAGSIHVVVQQSRFSDGSRRVSAISEIIGLDDEMNFEIMPIFEFVRRGTGPNGEVLGDFKATGYLPSFLNDFIVKGLVPKTGPYL
- a CDS encoding pilus assembly protein N-terminal domain-containing protein, with the translated sequence MFRNTWILLAALLLAAPSALAQDEDPKSENTEEAGETNELNLVVGENKTLPAVGVKNYSEGIKGIADIKLTTDNTKFVIAGRKPGTTTLLLINKDGTTVNWVINVFARSPDVVKREVSALLGESPGIRVRRIGSRFFIEGGVATEGDARRIEKIAALYPGQVESLVVVGQGGAADRKVNIRIDFFFIQYDKTSGYQVGVDWPNRIGGNVVQSEFTYDFLAGTTTTAEASIVNQPLPALDIASNHGWAKVMKQSTVITVNGTKATFESGAEQNFAVASGLTSTIQQIEYGTKVTVLPRLDEESGELEVQVEADVSDLIPPVSATNIPGRNVSKLNTLVRLKLGQSLVLSGIRSQNRRHSVSGLPLLSEVPVLGLLFGSHLDDAQDVEGAVFIIPTAVESAPKPAIEIVNNALSQFEEYSGDIDTVNAYNKRPQQWRKVNK
- the cpaB gene encoding Flp pilus assembly protein CpaB produces the protein MNKRALLIALIVAVLGAFLLVIYMRRFEQEASGGERILVLMAVKPLDPGAVITEDSVTSREIPLAYVEDRAVKAVEKSNVIGLKLGNKVEAQQTLMWTDLAIATDEQRDLSALIQPGNRAISIRAERNDKSFALIRPGDYVDVIANMPAGDGDKRNAVVLLQRVLCLAVGLQTAPANLVDDKDAYSKDLILTLSVNLQEAQLLSLASEKGQLMVALRNPDDPRVVEGIPDMSSTALEDKDIRGKIQKIRSNAPVKLEAQ